TGCCCAGGGTATTATTAGCTTAAAAAATCTTGAAATATTTGTTCTTGATGAAGCAGACAGAATGCTTGACATGGGATTTGTACATGATGTGAAAAGAATCATCAAACTTTTACCACAGAAAAGACAGACTTTGTTTTTCTCTGCAACGATGCCGGGAGAAATTCAGAAACTGGCTAATTCTATCCTGAACAATCCTGTAAAAGTAGAAGTTACTCCGGTTTCCTCTACTGCAGATACCATTAAACAATCCGTTTATTTTGTAGAAAAAGAAAACAAGCTAAATTTATTATCTCATATTCTCCAAAATGATATTGCGGATTCCGTATTGGTATTTTCCAGAACAAAGCATGGTGCTGATAAAATCGCCAGAAAGCTTCAAAAAGACAATATCTCTGCAGAGGCTATTCATGGGAACAAATCTCAAAATGCAAGACAGAACGCCCTTAATAACTTCAAATCAGGGAAAACAAGAGTTCTGGTAGCTACTGATATTGCAGCAAGAGGAATTGATATTGATGAATTAAAATTCGTTATCAACTTTGAACTTTCCGATGTTTCTGAAACCTATGTACACAGAATCGGAAGAACAGGTAGAGCCGGAGCAGAAGGAACTTCTATTTCTTTTGTAGATGGATTAGACCTTCTTAATCTGAAAAATACAGAAAAACTAATTGGGAAGAAAATTCCTATTATTAAAGACCATCCGTTCCATACAGATGATCTTGTAGCACAGAAAAGAGATTCCAATAATAAGCCTGTTCAGCCAGGTGGGGAGAAACCAAAGAGGCCTAACAATAATTCCAGACCCAATAATAGAAATAAAAAGAAGCCTAACCCTTCAGAAACTCCTTCTACTGGATTTAAAAAGCCTAAGAATAAGAATTTTACAAGAAAGAAATAAAGATTACTGAGAGATGTTTCTGTAA
This Chryseobacterium sp. G0162 DNA region includes the following protein-coding sequences:
- a CDS encoding DEAD/DEAH box helicase, which produces MNFTDLNLIEPIAKAIQEQGYTTPTPIQERSIPEILQGKDFLGCAQTGTGKTAAFAIPILQNLSKNKIPNKNIKALILTPTRELAIQIEENIHAYGKYLPLKELVIFGGVKQGNQEAALKRGVDILVATPGRLLDFIAQGIISLKNLEIFVLDEADRMLDMGFVHDVKRIIKLLPQKRQTLFFSATMPGEIQKLANSILNNPVKVEVTPVSSTADTIKQSVYFVEKENKLNLLSHILQNDIADSVLVFSRTKHGADKIARKLQKDNISAEAIHGNKSQNARQNALNNFKSGKTRVLVATDIAARGIDIDELKFVINFELSDVSETYVHRIGRTGRAGAEGTSISFVDGLDLLNLKNTEKLIGKKIPIIKDHPFHTDDLVAQKRDSNNKPVQPGGEKPKRPNNNSRPNNRNKKKPNPSETPSTGFKKPKNKNFTRKK